From Pseudonocardia autotrophica, one genomic window encodes:
- a CDS encoding DoxX family protein — protein MIRRSPDRTAYALAGLLGTAAVLHVVRPEPFDSIVPERLPGTPRFWTYASGAAEGAVAAAVAHPRTRRIGGYAAAGLFAAVFPANVSMALRWQRKPPLYRAIAWVRLPLQIPLVWWALRVARPDRDR, from the coding sequence ATGATCCGTCGCTCCCCCGATCGCACCGCGTACGCGCTGGCCGGTCTGCTCGGCACCGCCGCCGTCCTGCACGTCGTGCGTCCCGAGCCGTTCGACTCGATCGTGCCGGAGCGGCTGCCCGGCACGCCCCGGTTCTGGACCTACGCCTCCGGCGCTGCCGAGGGCGCGGTGGCGGCAGCGGTCGCGCATCCGCGGACCCGGCGGATCGGGGGGTACGCGGCGGCGGGGCTGTTCGCCGCGGTCTTCCCGGCGAACGTCTCGATGGCGCTGCGCTGGCAGCGCAAGCCGCCGCTGTACCGGGCGATCGCCTGGGTCCGGCTCCCGCTGCAGATCCCGCTGGTGTGGTGGGCACTGCGGGTCGCCCGCCCCGACCGGGACCGCTGA
- a CDS encoding ATP-dependent helicase, whose amino-acid sequence MSALDGFSPATRQWFEGAFAAPTAAQEGAWAAAQHGRNALVVAPTGSGKTLAAFLWALDRLAAEPAPEEPRHRCRVLYVSPLKALAVDVQRNLRSPLTGIRQAAQRLGDPVPDITVGMRTGDTPADERRQFARTPPDVLVTTPESLFLLLTSAARESLRGVSTVILDEVHAVAGTKRGAHLALSLERLEEITSASPQRIGLSATVRPVDEVSTFLSGTRPVQVVQPSTPKTITVEVQVPVPDLAALDERPAPGSTDEEVVGSAAGTAQRPSIWPAVEERLLDLVRSHRSTIVFSNSRRLAERLTSRLNELAAEQAAAEEGAASADDGPAGNPAFPAEAVGQSGVGGGAAPTVARAHHGSMSRDQRTLVEEELKSGLLPCVVATSSLELGIDMGAVDLVVQVEAPPSVASGLQRVGRAGHQVGAVSEGVVFPKFRGDLVSCAVVAERMTTGSIESTRYPRNPLDVLAQQIVAMVAMEPWALSDLAATVRRAAPFAALPDSALHAVLDMLAGRYPSEEFGELRARITWDRVTDELRGRPGAQRLAVTSGGTIPDRGLFTVMTPGGADGAGSRVGELDEEMVYESRVGDTFLLGTSSWRVEDITHDRVIVTPAPGVPARMPFWKGESIGRPLELGRAVGAFVREMSGLTEQAARERAAAAGLDEWARDNLLSYLREQREATRHVPSDRTILVERFRDELGDWRLVVHSPFGAQVNGPWALAIAARMRERRGVEVSASGADDGIVLRLPDAVDESGSEVVPGAEDVLLEPGEIEQIVVAELGGSALYASRFRECAARALLLPRRDPRRRSPLWQQRQRSAQLLSVAGKFEQFPITLEAMRECVQDVYDLPGLRELMGDIGSRKVSVAEIETSQPSPFARSLLFGYVGMFLYEADAPLAERRAAALSLDSTLLSELLGSEAIRELLDPEVLTEVEAALQRTAPDRHARDVEGAADLLRFVGDLSADNGRARGVDPGWFAELEGARRALRVRIAGEERFIAIEDAGRIRDALGAALPVGVPEAFTEPVADPVGDLVLRYARTHGPFTAGECAARFGLGVAVVAGVLDRLTGTGRLVKGELRPQASVPAGVRSETEYCDAEVLRRLRRASLAKLRHEVEPVEPRALGRFLPAWQGVQVRSGSERRGRVRRAPGAEDVLGVVEQLAGAPLPASAVESLILPARLPGYTPALLDELTAAGEVTWAGCGALAGQDGWLALAPTDVADLLLPAPDLDQAGTPLHAAVLSALGLSDPAALTDPDLAAAQGGGALFFRELATRTGQALTGQGEDAPSDDDMVAALWDLVWAGALTNDTLGPLRARLSGSGNRRGAAGRSGAAHRTARRAPRGRYAQLRAGRPSMPSRAGPPSVGGRWSVAVAREADPTRRAHAAAESFLERHGVLTRGALGTERVTGGFAGVYKVLRAMEESGRCRRGYIVEGLGAAQFAVPGAIDRVRALAASGGGGGPAADTGGGSRDEIPEDLLRSGAFAGAGRYDEFDGGAGARSSPVQDAWRSLSRVVLAAADPAQPYGAALAWPDTAGDTRHRPGRKAGALVALVDGVPALYVERGGRSLLSFTTERDELRAAAEVLAGAVHEGWLGSLAVERADGQDSLASELSEVLTEAGFRVTPKGLRLRA is encoded by the coding sequence GTGAGCGCACTCGACGGCTTCTCCCCCGCCACCCGCCAGTGGTTCGAGGGGGCGTTCGCCGCGCCCACCGCCGCGCAGGAGGGTGCCTGGGCCGCCGCCCAGCACGGGCGCAACGCGCTGGTCGTCGCCCCCACCGGCTCGGGCAAGACCCTCGCCGCGTTCCTGTGGGCGCTCGACCGGCTGGCCGCCGAGCCGGCACCGGAGGAGCCGCGGCACCGCTGCCGGGTGCTCTACGTGTCACCGCTCAAGGCGCTCGCCGTCGACGTCCAGCGCAACCTGCGTTCCCCGCTGACCGGTATCCGGCAGGCGGCGCAGCGGCTCGGCGATCCGGTGCCCGACATCACCGTCGGGATGCGCACCGGCGACACCCCGGCCGACGAGCGACGGCAGTTCGCCCGCACCCCGCCGGATGTCCTGGTCACCACGCCCGAGTCACTGTTCCTGCTGCTCACCTCGGCCGCCCGGGAATCGCTGCGCGGCGTCTCGACGGTCATCCTGGACGAGGTGCACGCGGTGGCTGGCACCAAGCGCGGTGCGCACCTGGCGCTGTCGCTGGAGCGGCTCGAGGAGATCACCTCGGCCTCCCCGCAGCGGATCGGACTGTCCGCGACGGTCCGCCCGGTGGACGAGGTGTCGACCTTCCTGTCCGGTACTCGTCCGGTGCAGGTCGTGCAGCCGAGCACCCCCAAGACGATCACGGTCGAGGTCCAGGTACCCGTCCCGGATCTCGCCGCGCTCGACGAGCGGCCCGCGCCGGGCAGCACCGACGAGGAGGTCGTCGGCTCCGCGGCGGGCACCGCGCAGCGACCTTCGATCTGGCCTGCGGTCGAGGAGCGGCTGCTCGACCTGGTCCGCTCGCACCGCTCGACGATCGTGTTCAGCAACTCGCGCCGGCTGGCCGAGCGGCTGACCTCACGGCTCAACGAACTGGCGGCCGAGCAGGCGGCCGCCGAAGAAGGTGCAGCATCGGCGGACGACGGGCCCGCCGGGAACCCGGCCTTCCCGGCCGAGGCGGTCGGGCAGTCCGGGGTCGGTGGCGGCGCGGCGCCGACGGTGGCCAGGGCCCACCACGGATCGATGTCACGCGACCAGCGCACCCTGGTCGAGGAGGAACTGAAGTCCGGTCTGCTGCCCTGCGTGGTCGCGACGTCCAGCCTGGAGCTCGGGATCGACATGGGCGCCGTCGATCTGGTGGTGCAGGTCGAGGCGCCGCCGTCGGTGGCGTCCGGCCTGCAGCGGGTCGGCCGGGCCGGGCACCAGGTCGGGGCGGTGTCCGAGGGCGTGGTGTTCCCGAAGTTCCGCGGGGACCTGGTGTCCTGTGCCGTCGTCGCCGAGCGGATGACCACCGGATCCATCGAGTCGACGCGCTACCCGCGCAACCCGCTCGACGTGCTGGCCCAGCAGATCGTGGCGATGGTGGCGATGGAGCCGTGGGCGCTGTCCGACCTGGCGGCCACGGTCCGCCGGGCGGCACCGTTCGCGGCGCTGCCGGACTCCGCGCTGCACGCGGTGCTCGACATGCTCGCCGGGCGGTACCCGTCGGAGGAGTTCGGTGAGCTGCGCGCCCGGATCACCTGGGACCGGGTGACCGACGAGCTGCGTGGCCGCCCCGGTGCGCAGCGGCTCGCGGTGACCTCCGGCGGCACCATCCCGGACCGCGGCCTGTTCACCGTGATGACACCGGGCGGCGCCGACGGCGCGGGTTCCCGGGTCGGCGAGCTCGACGAGGAGATGGTCTACGAATCCCGGGTCGGGGACACGTTCCTGCTCGGGACGTCCTCGTGGCGGGTCGAGGACATCACGCACGACCGGGTGATCGTCACCCCGGCACCCGGGGTGCCCGCCCGGATGCCGTTCTGGAAGGGCGAGTCGATCGGCAGGCCGCTGGAGCTGGGCCGGGCGGTCGGCGCGTTCGTCCGGGAGATGTCCGGGCTCACCGAGCAGGCGGCCCGCGAACGGGCCGCCGCGGCCGGGCTGGACGAGTGGGCACGGGACAACCTGCTCTCCTACCTGCGCGAGCAGCGGGAGGCGACCCGGCACGTCCCGAGCGACCGGACGATCCTGGTCGAGCGGTTCCGCGACGAGCTGGGCGACTGGCGGCTGGTCGTGCACTCCCCGTTCGGTGCCCAGGTCAACGGCCCGTGGGCACTTGCGATCGCGGCCCGGATGCGCGAGCGGCGGGGAGTCGAGGTGAGCGCCTCCGGGGCCGACGACGGCATCGTCCTCCGCCTGCCGGACGCCGTCGACGAGTCCGGTTCCGAGGTCGTCCCCGGCGCGGAGGACGTGCTGCTCGAACCGGGCGAGATCGAGCAGATCGTGGTGGCCGAGCTGGGGGGTTCGGCGTTGTACGCGTCCCGGTTCCGGGAGTGTGCGGCGCGGGCGCTGCTGCTCCCCCGCCGGGATCCGCGGCGGCGCAGCCCGCTGTGGCAGCAGCGGCAGCGCTCGGCTCAGCTGTTGTCGGTCGCCGGGAAGTTCGAGCAGTTCCCGATCACCCTCGAGGCGATGCGGGAGTGCGTACAGGACGTCTACGACCTCCCCGGCCTGCGCGAGCTGATGGGCGACATCGGCTCCCGGAAGGTCTCGGTCGCCGAGATCGAGACGTCACAGCCGTCGCCGTTCGCACGCAGCCTGCTCTTCGGCTATGTCGGGATGTTCCTCTACGAGGCCGATGCCCCGCTGGCCGAGCGCCGGGCGGCCGCGCTGTCGCTGGACTCGACGCTGCTCTCCGAGCTGCTCGGCTCGGAGGCGATCCGCGAGCTGCTCGATCCCGAGGTGCTGACCGAGGTCGAGGCAGCCCTGCAGCGCACCGCCCCGGATCGGCACGCCCGCGACGTCGAGGGCGCCGCCGACCTGCTCCGCTTCGTCGGGGACCTGTCCGCCGACAACGGGCGGGCCCGCGGGGTCGATCCCGGCTGGTTCGCCGAGCTGGAGGGCGCGCGGCGGGCGCTACGGGTGCGGATCGCCGGCGAGGAGCGGTTCATCGCGATCGAGGACGCCGGCCGGATCCGGGACGCGCTCGGCGCGGCGCTCCCGGTCGGGGTGCCGGAGGCGTTCACCGAACCGGTCGCCGATCCGGTGGGTGACCTGGTGCTGCGCTACGCCCGCACGCACGGCCCGTTCACCGCGGGCGAGTGCGCGGCGCGATTCGGGCTCGGCGTCGCCGTGGTCGCCGGGGTGCTGGACCGGCTGACCGGGACCGGGCGGCTGGTGAAGGGTGAGCTGCGGCCGCAGGCGTCGGTCCCCGCGGGGGTGCGCAGCGAGACCGAGTACTGCGACGCGGAGGTCCTGCGCCGGCTGCGGCGGGCCTCGCTGGCGAAGCTGCGCCACGAGGTGGAACCGGTCGAGCCGCGCGCGCTGGGCCGATTCCTGCCGGCCTGGCAGGGCGTGCAGGTACGTTCCGGGTCCGAGCGCCGGGGCCGGGTCCGCAGGGCCCCCGGCGCCGAGGACGTGCTCGGCGTGGTGGAGCAGCTGGCCGGCGCCCCGCTCCCGGCGAGCGCGGTGGAGTCGCTGATCCTGCCCGCCCGGCTGCCCGGGTACACCCCGGCGCTGCTGGACGAGCTGACCGCGGCGGGCGAGGTCACCTGGGCCGGTTGCGGGGCGCTGGCCGGGCAGGACGGCTGGCTGGCGCTGGCCCCCACCGACGTCGCGGACCTGCTGCTGCCCGCCCCCGACCTGGACCAGGCGGGCACGCCGCTGCACGCCGCCGTGCTGTCCGCGCTCGGGCTGTCCGATCCGGCGGCGCTGACCGACCCGGATCTCGCCGCGGCGCAGGGCGGCGGGGCGCTGTTCTTCCGCGAGCTCGCCACCCGGACCGGCCAGGCGCTGACCGGGCAGGGCGAGGACGCCCCGTCCGACGACGACATGGTCGCCGCGCTCTGGGACCTGGTCTGGGCCGGCGCACTGACCAACGACACCCTCGGCCCGTTGCGGGCCAGGCTGTCCGGCAGCGGGAACCGGCGCGGTGCGGCCGGGCGGTCGGGTGCGGCGCACCGCACCGCACGCCGGGCGCCGCGCGGGCGGTACGCCCAGCTGCGGGCCGGGCGGCCGTCGATGCCGAGCCGGGCCGGGCCGCCGTCGGTGGGGGGCCGTTGGTCGGTCGCCGTCGCCCGGGAGGCGGACCCGACCCGGCGGGCGCACGCGGCGGCGGAGTCGTTCCTGGAACGGCACGGGGTGCTGACCCGGGGCGCGCTCGGCACCGAGCGGGTCACCGGCGGGTTCGCCGGGGTCTACAAGGTACTGCGGGCGATGGAGGAGTCCGGGCGGTGCCGGCGCGGCTACATCGTCGAGGGACTGGGCGCCGCGCAGTTCGCGGTGCCGGGGGCGATCGACCGGGTCCGGGCGCTCGCCGCGTCCGGCGGTGGTGGCGGGCCGGCCGCCGATACGGGGGGCGGGTCGCGCGACGAGATCCCGGAGGACCTGCTGCGTTCCGGCGCGTTCGCCGGAGCCGGCCGGTACGACGAGTTCGACGGCGGTGCGGGCGCCCGGTCCTCCCCTGTCCAGGACGCCTGGCGGTCGCTGTCCCGGGTCGTCCTGGCGGCGGCCGATCCGGCGCAGCCCTACGGTGCCGCGCTGGCGTGGCCGGACACCGCAGGCGACACCCGGCACCGCCCGGGCCGCAAGGCCGGTGCCCTGGTCGCACTGGTCGACGGGGTCCCCGCGCTCTACGTGGAGCGCGGCGGCCGCTCACTGCTGTCGTTCACCACCGAGCGCGACGAGCTGCGTGCCGCCGCCGAGGTTCTGGCCGGCGCGGTGCACGAGGGCTGGCTCGGGTCGCTCGCCGTGGAGCGCGCCGACGGGCAGGACTCGCTGGCCTCCGAGCTGTCCGAGGTGCTCACCGAGGCCGGGTTCCGGGTGACGCCGAAGGGTTTGCGGTTGCGGGCCTGA
- a CDS encoding MFS transporter encodes MTATSSVQDPAQPRLLAVLAIGQVLGGTAVATSIAVSPLVAARLTGSPTVGGLASTAIVLGAAGAAALVARIAQRHGRRPALTWGYLIALVGAIGAVIGTAAGAAPVLLVSLVLMGSGTAVGLAARYAATDLAAPDRAGRALALVVWATTVGAVAGPNLLGPLQDVAAGLGLEPAAGPYLLCVAAFGCALLVSWIGLRPDPLARARELAGTPAPGAGPGRAGAPVWTVLRGSRPALVGAAGIVLGHAVMVGLMSMTPVHMDHGGAALTVVGFVISMHIAGMYALSPVFGWLADRLGATVVLAGATVTLVAAAVLCASAAPTATGMLTAGLVLLGLGWSAALVGGSALLTSALPVTDRPRVQGSVDVAMNLAGAAAGVAAGVLVTVGSYAVLGIVAAVLTVPYLLVVLRATRRPVAG; translated from the coding sequence GTGACCGCGACATCGTCCGTGCAGGATCCCGCGCAGCCCCGGCTGCTGGCCGTGCTCGCCATCGGTCAGGTGCTCGGCGGGACGGCGGTGGCGACGTCGATCGCGGTGAGCCCGCTGGTCGCCGCCCGGCTGACGGGCTCGCCGACGGTGGGCGGACTGGCGTCGACCGCGATCGTGCTGGGCGCCGCCGGTGCCGCCGCGCTGGTGGCGCGGATCGCGCAGCGGCACGGTCGTCGGCCCGCACTGACCTGGGGATACCTGATCGCGCTGGTGGGGGCGATCGGTGCGGTGATCGGGACGGCGGCCGGCGCGGCGCCGGTGCTGCTGGTGTCACTGGTGCTGATGGGATCCGGGACGGCGGTCGGACTGGCGGCCCGCTACGCCGCGACCGACCTGGCGGCGCCGGATCGGGCCGGGCGGGCGCTCGCCCTGGTCGTCTGGGCGACGACGGTCGGCGCGGTCGCCGGCCCGAACCTGCTCGGCCCGCTGCAGGACGTCGCCGCCGGGCTGGGCCTGGAACCGGCGGCCGGCCCGTACCTGCTGTGCGTGGCGGCGTTCGGCTGCGCCCTGCTCGTCAGCTGGATCGGTCTGCGCCCCGATCCGCTGGCCCGGGCGCGCGAGCTGGCAGGCACCCCGGCGCCGGGGGCCGGTCCCGGCCGGGCCGGGGCACCGGTGTGGACCGTGCTGCGCGGTTCCCGGCCGGCGCTGGTCGGGGCGGCCGGGATCGTGCTGGGGCACGCGGTGATGGTCGGGCTGATGTCGATGACGCCGGTGCACATGGATCACGGCGGTGCGGCACTGACCGTGGTCGGGTTCGTGATCAGCATGCACATCGCCGGGATGTACGCGTTGAGCCCGGTGTTCGGGTGGCTGGCCGACCGGCTCGGCGCCACGGTGGTGCTGGCCGGTGCGACGGTGACACTGGTCGCGGCGGCGGTGCTCTGCGCGTCGGCCGCGCCGACGGCGACCGGGATGCTGACCGCCGGCCTGGTGCTGCTCGGTCTGGGCTGGTCGGCAGCTCTGGTCGGCGGGTCCGCGCTGCTGACGTCCGCACTACCGGTCACCGACCGGCCGCGGGTGCAGGGCTCGGTCGACGTGGCGATGAACCTGGCCGGGGCGGCCGCCGGTGTGGCGGCCGGAGTGCTGGTGACGGTCGGGTCCTACGCGGTGCTCGGGATCGTCGCCGCGGTGCTGACCGTGCCGTACCTGCTGGTGGTGCTGCGCGCGACGCGGCGGCCGGTCGCGGGCTGA
- a CDS encoding DUF3046 domain-containing protein: MSHFRGLMDDEFGAVRASSLSRDHVFAELGGLTVEQAIDSGIDLRRVWRAVCEAYEVPVARR; encoded by the coding sequence ATGAGTCATTTCCGGGGACTGATGGACGACGAGTTCGGGGCGGTACGGGCCTCGTCACTGTCCCGAGACCACGTGTTCGCCGAGCTCGGCGGGCTGACCGTGGAACAGGCGATCGACTCGGGGATCGATCTGCGCCGGGTGTGGCGCGCGGTCTGCGAGGCCTACGAGGTGCCGGTCGCGCGTCGCTGA
- the recA gene encoding recombinase RecA → MSTPDREKALELALAQIEKNHGKGSVMRLGDQTRAPVSAISTGSIALDVALGVGGIPRGRVIEIYGPESSGKTTVALHAVANAQASGGVAAFIDAEHALDPEYAKALGVNTDELLVSQPDTGEQALEIADMLIRSGALDLIVIDSVAALVPRAEIEGEMGDSHVGLQARLMSQALRKITGALSSSGTTMIFINQLREKIGVMFGSPETTTGGKALKFYASVRMDIRRIETLKDGTDMVGSRTRVKVVKNKVAPPFKQAEFDVLYGIGISKEGSLIDVGVEQGIIRKSGAWYTYEGDQMGQGKENARKFLKENPDVAAEVEKRIKEKLGIGAVLDADQETPVEALPAPVDF, encoded by the coding sequence ATGTCCACTCCGGACCGCGAGAAGGCGCTCGAACTCGCCCTCGCCCAGATCGAGAAGAACCACGGCAAGGGATCGGTGATGCGTCTGGGTGACCAGACGCGCGCGCCGGTCAGTGCCATCTCCACCGGCTCCATCGCGCTCGACGTGGCGCTCGGGGTCGGCGGGATCCCGCGCGGCCGCGTGATCGAGATCTACGGCCCGGAGTCCAGCGGTAAGACCACGGTCGCCCTGCACGCGGTGGCGAACGCGCAGGCCTCGGGCGGCGTGGCGGCGTTCATCGACGCCGAGCACGCGCTGGACCCGGAGTACGCCAAGGCGCTCGGGGTGAACACCGACGAGCTGCTCGTCTCCCAGCCCGACACCGGCGAGCAGGCGCTGGAGATCGCGGACATGCTGATCCGCTCCGGTGCGCTGGATCTCATCGTCATCGACTCGGTGGCCGCGCTCGTGCCGCGCGCCGAGATCGAGGGCGAGATGGGCGACAGCCACGTCGGTCTGCAGGCCAGGCTGATGAGCCAGGCGCTGCGGAAGATCACCGGTGCGCTGAGCAGCTCGGGCACCACGATGATCTTCATCAACCAGCTGCGCGAGAAGATCGGCGTGATGTTCGGGTCCCCGGAGACCACGACCGGCGGTAAGGCGCTGAAGTTCTACGCCTCCGTCCGGATGGACATCCGCCGGATCGAGACCCTGAAGGACGGCACCGACATGGTCGGCAGCCGGACCAGGGTCAAGGTCGTGAAGAACAAGGTGGCCCCGCCCTTCAAGCAGGCCGAGTTCGACGTGCTCTACGGCATCGGGATCAGCAAGGAGGGCTCGCTGATCGACGTGGGCGTCGAGCAGGGGATCATCCGCAAGTCCGGTGCCTGGTACACCTACGAGGGCGACCAGATGGGGCAGGGCAAGGAGAACGCCCGGAAGTTCCTCAAGGAGAACCCGGACGTCGCCGCCGAGGTCGAGAAGCGCATCAAGGAGAAGCTCGGCATCGGCGCGGTCCTCGACGCCGATCAGGAGACACCGGTCGAGGCCCTCCCGGCCCCGGTCGACTTCTGA